From a region of the Calonectris borealis chromosome 2, bCalBor7.hap1.2, whole genome shotgun sequence genome:
- the ZNF438 gene encoding zinc finger protein 438 isoform X5, translating to MQNPLTFSAGGVFLHANPAEKHCVQQSMLGQQNQETCAGKTVSTDKHKSPSDIVQSFQKKSQFRTIAPKMVPKILTSGVVSCVQSSLPEQNTPISAAGSKPLVVPTQNYAVMQVAGREGTFSLLAVPCVAPALTQQVQQSNMAPSENLKLPIPRYQSVRNKLLSDKKPAQISVLGAHTKIPTKASISSQTSPVTTFTEDCAETHSSSGSTEQVMLTDHDSAEITVATLVNKSNCVESGSPVMKLKTEIANSNVSGPSVVKDSLSKVASTINPMKLSLRSVKTASETTRVSFITSEKLKEKLTNSANSVAVLSPAVFGSTIQMAPSAPKGKLPILPYSRMKNSVFCKPKQNTNVTDVSGSSLRSECEKIPALAKTFHVPTKASDKRLAVSFTQVPKQTIRENTFSPSNKVDVDSLKKLNGAAFKRRGRKRRASDDLLAFQTKRRKCIINKFREGRERAKADLQPPEDKKAEAVKKYRTIRPKPVVVVQAFAPLTSAAIVETPSPDHLDQDIFLNSSLPNKYLSYKHSDATSAKSSDLSRNACPTVPKPSHKCHVCNHIFQFKHHLQDHMNTHTNKRPYSCRICRKAYIHSGSLSTHMKLHHNEGKPKKLVCCEFCAKVFGHAKVYFGHLREVHRVVISTEPSTSEQQLQDALKKRDTNIKEAEAATERGSKCNFEDLFHNPGEVKLQIKCGRCQFVAQSFGEMKFHLLCCHGEEIQGRVKEGVLQGNRGAKGELIKHATHFWKQRNERRHLAKCSACEEEFYTFPKLKRQLHCSTLKPFLTWKAVPSSSHHK from the exons ATGCAGAATCCTTTAACTTTTTCTGCAG GTGGTGTTTTTTTGCATGCTAATCCTGCAGAGAAACATTGTGTCCAACAAAGTATGCTGGGTCAGCAAAACCAAGAAACTTGTGCTGGAAAGACGGTATCCACAG ATAAACACAAATCCCCTTCGGATATAGTAcaaagttttcagaagaaaagtcaGTTTAGGACCATTGCTCCAAAAATGGTACCAAAAATTTTAACATCTGGAGTGGTTTCATGTGTTCAGTCATCTTTGCCTGAGCAAAATACACCGATTTCAGCTGCAGGTTCTAAACCGCTGGTGGTACCAACTCAGAACTATGCTGTCATGCAGGTGGCTGGTCGTGAAGGAACTTTTTCTCTGTTGGCTGTGCCGTGTGTTGCTCCTGCCCTAACGCAGCAAGTCCAGCAGTCAAACATGGCCCCTTCTGAAAACCTAAAGCTGCCTATTCCTAGGTACCAATCTGTAAGAAATAAATTGCTGAGTGACAAAAAACCGGCACAAATCTCTGTTTTGGGTGCACATACCAAGATTCCTACCAAAGCATCAATCTCATCACAGACTTCCCCCGTGACTACCTTCACTGAAGACTGTGCTGAAACTCATTCTAGTTCAGGTTCAACTGAGCAAGTGATGCTAACAGACCATGACTCAGCTGAAATTACAGTTGCCACATTAGTAAATAAAAGCAATTGTGTGGAATCTGGATCTCCTGTaatgaaactgaaaactgaaattgcTAACAGTAATGTTTCTGGACCATCTGTAGTTAAAGACTCTTTATCCAAGGTGGCAAGTACAATTAATCCCATGAAACTAAGTCTACGCTCTGTGAAGACAGCATCTGAAACCACAAGAGTGTCATTCATAACGTCTGAGAAACTAAAGGAAAAACTCACAAATTCTGCAAATTCTGTTGCTGTTCTGTCACCAGCAGTTTTTGGCAGTACAATACAGATGGCTCCATCAGCACCAAAAGGAAAACTTCCTATTTTGCCTTACTCAAGGATGAAAAATTCAGTGTTCTGTAAACCTAAGCAGAATACTAACGTTACAGATGTATCTGGTTCTTCACTAAGATCTGAATGTGAAAAGATACCAGCTTTGGCGAAAACCTTTCATGTTCCTACTAAAGCATCTGATAAGCGATTAGCTGTGTCATTCACACAAGTCCCCAAACAAACCATTCGAGAAAATACCTTCTCTCCATCCAATAAAGTGGATGTCGACAGTCTTAAAAAATTGAACGGTGCAGCCTTTAAAAGAAGAGGCAGGAAAAGAAGAGCCTCAGATGATTTATTGGCTTTTCAGACCAAGCGAAGGAAATGCATCATTAATAAGtttagagaaggaagagagagggcGAAAGCCGATCTTCAGCCACCTGAAGATAAAAAAGCAGAGGCAGTGAAAAAATACCGTACTATTAGACCAAAGCCAGTGGTAGTTGTGCAGGCTTTTGCACCACTGACTTCTGCAGCAATAGTAGAGACGCCGTCTCCTGACCATTTAGaccaagatatttttttaaatagttcactTCCCAACAAGTATTTAAGTTACAAGCATAGTGATGCTACATCAGCTAAATCGAGTGATTTAAGTAGAAATGCATGTCCAACTGTACCTAAGCCGTCACATAAATGTCATGTTTGTAACCATATCTTCCAGTTTAAACACCATCTCCAGGACCATATGAACACACATACAAACAAACGGCCTTACAGCTGTCGAATCTGCAGGAAAGCATATATTCACTCTGGAAGCCTGAGCacgcatatgaaacttcatcacAACGAAGGCAAACCCAAAAAACTTGTGTGTTGTGAATTTTGTGCAAAAGTTTTTGGCCATGCAAAAGTGTATTTTGGTCACTTAAGAGAAGTGCATAGGGTTGTTATCAGCACAGAGCCCTCTACTAGCGAGCAACAGCTGCAAGATGCTTTAAAGAAGAGAGACACGAATataaaagaagcagaagcagcaacgGAGAG GGGAAGTAAGTGCAATTTTGAGGACCTATTCCATAACCCGGGAGAAGTGAAATTACAGATCAAATGTGGTCGATGCCAGTTTGTTGCACAGTCTTTTGGTGAAATGAAGTTTCACTTATTGTGCTGTCATGGAGAAGAGATCCAGGGAAGAGTAAAGGAAGGGGTTTTGCAAGGAAACAGAGGAGCTAAGGGGGAACTGATCAAACATGCAACCCACTTCTGGAAACAACGCAATGAGAGAAGACATTTAGCAAAATGCAGTGCCTGTGAGGAGGAGTTTTATacttttccaaaactgaaaagaCAG